One Cupriavidus taiwanensis DNA window includes the following coding sequences:
- a CDS encoding NADP-dependent isocitrate dehydrogenase, producing MSTQQPTIIYTLTDEAPLLATSAFLPIIQTFTKPAGINVTTSDISVAGRILGEFPEFLTEAQRVPDNLAELGKLTQLPDTNIIKLPNISASVHQLVSAIRELQGKGYKVPDYPEDPKTDEEKAIQKRYSKCLGSAVNPVLREGNSDRRAPAAVKNYARKHPHSMGEWSMASRTHVAHMKHGDFYHGEKSMTLDRARDVKMELITKSGKTIVLKPKVSLQDGEIIDSMFMSKKALCAFYEEQFEDARKTGVMLSLHVKATMMKVSHPIVFGHAVKIFYKEAFAKHGALFDELGVNVNNGLVNLYEKIEALPSSKREEIIRDLHACHEHRPELAMVDSAKGISNLHAPNDVIVDASMPAMIRIGGKMWGADGRPKDTKAVIPESTFARIYQEIINFCKTNGNFDPTTMGTVPNVGLMAQKAEEYGSHDKTFEIAEDGVANIVDLATGEVLLTQNVEQGDIWRMCQVKDAPIRDWVKLAVTRARNSGMPAVFWLDPYRPHEAELIKKVETYLKDYDTSGLDIQIMSQVRAMRYTLERVIRGLDTISVTGNILRDYLTDLFPIMELGTSAKMLSIVPLMAGGGMYETGAGGSAPKHVKQLVEENHLRWDSLGEFLALAVSLEDVGIKTGNARAKILAKTLDAATGKLLDNNKSPSPKTGELDNRGSQFYLAMYWAQELAAQSDDAELAARFAPLARTLTDNEQKIVGELAAVQGQPVDIGGYYQPDAAKLSAAMRPSQTLNAALASVAA from the coding sequence ATGAGTACCCAGCAACCCACCATCATCTACACGCTGACCGACGAAGCCCCGCTGCTGGCGACCAGTGCGTTCCTCCCGATCATCCAGACCTTCACCAAGCCGGCCGGCATCAACGTGACCACCAGCGATATCTCGGTGGCGGGCCGTATCCTGGGTGAGTTCCCCGAATTCCTGACCGAAGCGCAGCGCGTGCCGGACAACCTGGCCGAGCTGGGCAAGCTGACGCAGCTGCCGGACACCAACATCATCAAGCTGCCGAATATCTCGGCCTCGGTGCACCAGCTGGTCAGCGCCATCCGCGAACTGCAGGGCAAGGGCTACAAGGTGCCCGACTACCCGGAAGACCCCAAGACCGACGAAGAGAAGGCGATCCAGAAGCGCTATTCCAAGTGCCTGGGCTCGGCCGTGAACCCGGTCCTGCGCGAAGGCAACTCCGACCGCCGCGCCCCGGCCGCGGTCAAGAACTACGCACGCAAGCACCCGCACAGCATGGGCGAGTGGAGCATGGCCTCGCGCACCCACGTGGCGCACATGAAGCACGGCGACTTCTACCACGGCGAAAAGTCGATGACGCTGGACCGCGCCCGCGACGTCAAGATGGAGCTGATTACCAAGAGCGGCAAGACCATCGTGCTCAAGCCCAAGGTGTCGCTGCAGGACGGCGAGATCATCGACAGCATGTTCATGAGCAAGAAGGCCCTGTGCGCCTTCTATGAAGAGCAGTTCGAAGACGCGCGCAAGACCGGCGTGATGCTGTCGCTGCACGTCAAGGCGACCATGATGAAGGTGTCGCACCCGATCGTGTTCGGCCACGCCGTCAAGATCTTCTACAAGGAAGCCTTCGCCAAGCACGGCGCGCTGTTCGACGAACTGGGCGTCAACGTCAACAACGGCCTGGTCAACCTGTACGAGAAGATCGAGGCGCTGCCCAGCTCCAAGCGCGAAGAGATCATCCGCGACCTGCACGCCTGCCACGAGCATCGCCCGGAACTGGCGATGGTGGATTCGGCCAAGGGCATCTCCAACCTGCACGCGCCCAACGACGTGATCGTTGATGCGTCTATGCCGGCCATGATCCGCATCGGCGGCAAGATGTGGGGCGCCGACGGCCGTCCGAAGGACACCAAGGCGGTGATCCCGGAAAGCACCTTTGCCCGGATCTATCAGGAGATCATCAACTTCTGCAAGACCAACGGCAACTTCGACCCGACCACCATGGGCACCGTGCCCAACGTGGGCCTGATGGCGCAGAAGGCGGAAGAATACGGCTCGCACGACAAGACCTTCGAGATCGCCGAAGACGGCGTCGCCAACATCGTCGACCTGGCCACCGGTGAAGTGCTGCTGACGCAAAACGTCGAGCAGGGCGACATCTGGCGCATGTGCCAGGTCAAGGACGCGCCGATCCGCGACTGGGTCAAGCTGGCCGTCACGCGCGCGCGCAATTCGGGCATGCCGGCGGTGTTCTGGCTGGACCCGTACCGCCCGCACGAAGCCGAGCTGATCAAGAAGGTCGAGACCTACCTGAAGGACTACGACACCAGCGGCCTGGACATCCAGATCATGTCGCAGGTGCGCGCCATGCGCTACACGCTGGAGCGCGTGATCCGCGGCCTGGACACCATCTCGGTGACCGGCAACATCCTGCGCGACTACCTGACCGACCTGTTCCCAATCATGGAACTGGGCACCAGCGCCAAGATGCTGTCGATCGTTCCGCTGATGGCCGGCGGCGGCATGTATGAAACCGGCGCCGGCGGCTCGGCGCCGAAGCATGTCAAGCAGCTGGTCGAAGAGAACCATCTGCGCTGGGATTCGCTGGGCGAGTTCCTGGCACTGGCGGTGTCGCTGGAAGATGTCGGCATCAAGACCGGCAACGCCCGCGCCAAGATCCTGGCCAAGACACTGGATGCCGCCACCGGCAAGCTGCTCGACAACAACAAGAGCCCGTCGCCCAAGACCGGCGAGCTGGACAACCGAGGCAGCCAGTTCTACCTGGCGATGTACTGGGCGCAGGAACTGGCCGCGCAGTCGGACGACGCCGAACTGGCCGCCAGGTTCGCGCCGCTGGCCAGGACGCTGACCGACAACGAGCAGAAGATCGTTGGCGAACTGGCCGCCGTGCAGGGCCAGCCGGTCGACATCGGCGGCTACTATCAGCCGGACGCCGCCAAGCTCAGCGCCGCGATGCGCCCGAGCCAGACGCTGAACGCCGCGCTGGCCTCGGTGGCAGCCTGA
- a CDS encoding cold-shock protein — protein sequence METGTVKWFNDSKGFGFITPDAGGNDLFAHFSEIQGNGFKSLAEGQKVRYVAGVGQKGPAATKIEPI from the coding sequence ATGGAAACCGGTACCGTCAAGTGGTTCAACGATTCGAAGGGTTTTGGCTTCATTACCCCGGATGCAGGCGGCAACGACCTGTTCGCACACTTCTCCGAAATTCAGGGCAACGGCTTCAAGTCGCTGGCTGAAGGCCAGAAGGTGCGTTATGTGGCCGGCGTCGGCCAGAAGGGCCCGGCCGCAACCAAGATCGAGCCGATCTGA